Genomic DNA from Pseudomonas fluorescens:
GCGAATTCGACATAAATATCGTCTGAAAAATACCACCGGCCTGTCACTCAATGCCCTGGTGGATTTCGACGAGCCTGTGGATATCTTGAGCCACCTGCTGGTCGGCTCCGAAGGCACCCTCGGCTTCATCAGCGCGGTGACCTACAACACCGTTATCGACCATCCGAACAAAGCTTCGGCGCTGATCGTATTCCCGGACGTGGAAACCTGCTGCAACGCCGTCACCGTGCTGAAAAGCCAGCCAGTCTCGGCCGTGGAACTGCTGGACCGCCGCAGCCTGCGCTCGGTGCAGGACAAACCGGGCATGCCGGATTTCGTACAGCATCTGTCGATCAATGCCTGCGCCTTGCTCATCGAATCCCGCGCCGCTTCCTCGTCTTTACTGCAAGAACAACTGGTCCGGATCATGGCTTCACTGGCCGGCTTCCCGGTGGAAAAACAGGTCGACTTCACCGAAGACCCACGGGAAAACGCCCGGCTCTGGGCCATCCGCAAAGACACCTTTCCAGCGGTGGGCGCGGTCCGTAAAACCGGAACCACGGTGATCATCGAAGACGTGACCTTTCCGGTGGAACAACTCGCCATTGGCGTAAACCGCCTGATCGAGCTGTTCGACAAACATCACTACGACGAAGCGATCCTTTTCGGACACGCGCTGGAAGGTAATCTGCACTTCGTCTTCACCCAAGGCTTCAACAACCCTGAAGAAGTCGCACGCTACCAGGCGTTCATGGATGACGTGGCGCAGTTGGTGGCGGTGGAATTCGGCGGCTCGCTAAAAGCCGAGCACGGCACCGGGCGCAACATGGCGCCGTTCGTCGAGCTGGAATGGGGCAGCGATGCCTATCAACTGATGTGGCAGCTCAAACGCCTGCTCGATCCCAACGGCATCCTCAACCCGGACGTGGTGCTCAGCGAGGATCCGCAGATCCACCTCAAGCACCTCAAGCCGCTGCCAGCCGCCGATGAGATCGTGGACAAGTGCATCGAGTGTGGTTTCTGCGAACCCGTGTGTCCGTCCAAGGACCTGACCTTGAGCCCGCGCCAGCGCATCGTGATCTGGCGGGACATCCAGGCGAAGAAACGCGCCGGTACGGACACCACCGAACTGGAACAGGCCTATCAATACCAAGGCATCGACACCTGCGCCGCGACGGGCCTGTGCGCGCAACGTTGCCCGGTAGGCATCAATACCGGCGAGCTGGTGAAAAAACTGCGCAGCCGTGACGCGACGAAGACGAAAACCGCCAACTGGATTGAAGGAAATTTCGCCACCACATTGCAAGGCGCACGCTTCGCCCTGCACGTGGCCAATGGTGCGCGGATGCTGCTAGGCGCCCCCCGCCTGGCGAAACTGTCGGCTTCGTTGACGCGGCTGTCCAAAGGCCAGGTCCCACAGTGGACCAACGCCATGCCCCAGCCGGAAAAGGCCATCCGTTTCAGCCCCACCGTGTCGGATGAACGCCCGCGCGTGGTGTACCTGGCGGCTTGCGTATCGCGGGTCATGGGCCCGGCGGCCGAGGATAAAGAGCAGATGTCACTGTATGAAAAGACCCAACGGCTGCTGGAAAAAGCCGGCTACCAAGTCGTCTTTCCCGACAATGTGGACAGCCTTTGCTGCGGCCAACCTTTCGCGTCCAAAGGCTACGCCGAACAAGCCGAGCACAAACGCCAGGAACTGATCGGCGCACTGCTGCACGCCAGCCGCGGCGGACTCGATCCGATCTATTGCGACACCAGCCCCTGCACATTGCGCCTGGTCCAGGACCTCGGTGAGGTGCGCCTGGACCTGTATGACCCAGTGCGCTTCATCCGCACCCATCTGATGGATCGTCTCGACTTCACTCCCCAAGAGGCGCCCATTGCGGTGCACGTCACGTGCAGCACCCAGCACCTTGGCGAAAGCCAGGCACTGATCGACCTGGCGCGCAAGTGCAGTAAAAACGTGGTCATCCCGGAAGGCATCCATTGTTGCGGTTTCGCCGGCGACAAGGGTTTCTCCACACCAGAGCTGAACGCCCACTCGCTGCGCTCACTGAAGGACGCGGTACAGCATTGCAGCGAAGGGATTTCCACCAGCCGCACCTGTGAGATTGGCCTTACGCAGCACGGCGCAATCGACTACCACGGGCTGGTCTACCTCATCGATCGGGTCACCCAGGCCAGGGCGACCTGAAGAAAAATAGAACCCTGGCGCACGGGCACAGTCCACTGATCAAGTCCCGCAAACGCGGGACCTTCCAAAAACTGGTAGCCGTCCTGATGGCCAGCGATGCCTGGTCCCTCAGTTCAAGGAGAGACACATGAAACGCTCTGTACTGCTAGGTCTGTTCGTCACTGCCTCCATGCTAGCGTCGTCTTCGTTTGCCGCCGATCTCTGTGATACCAACCTGAAAGCCATCGAGAACGCGAAGAGCCAGTATCAGGGCTCGGATATCGAGGCTAAAGTCGAGGCCAGCGTCCAGCAAGCCAAGGCCCATCAAGCCCTGAACACCAAGGAAGGCACCGAGAAATGCATCTCCGAAACCACCCAGACCATCCAGGAGATCCAAAAGGTCAGCACAGACGGTAAAAGCTCCTGACCGCTGGGCCAACCTTCGGGTTGGCCTCAGACGCGGATTGGCGTACACTGCAGATGCTTGCCGCTTCAGCAGATCCACGAAGCGTCAGGCTCGGGGCCGTTTAGGATTCGACGCCGGTTGCGAAACTTTAGGTGCATGCCGAGTTGGTAACAGAACTCGTAAATCCACTGTTGCAACTTCTATAGTTGCCAATGACGAAAACTACGGCCAGGACTACGCTATCGCTGCGTAAGCAGCCTTAACGCCTGAGCTTCTGGTACCTTCGGGTCCAGCAATCATTAGGGGATGTCTGTAAACCCAAAGTGATTGTCATATAGAACAGAATCGCCGTGCAGTACGTTGTGGACGAAGCGGCTAAAACTTACACAACTCGCCCAAAGCACCCTGCCCGTCGGGTCGCTGAGGGTTAACTTAATAGACACGGCTACGCATGTAGTACCGACAGCAGAGTACTGGCGGACGGGGGTTCAAATCCCCCCGGCTCCACCACTTCATCATCTAAAGACGTCCACGGACGTCTTTTTTTGTGCCTGAAATCCAATGAATACGGGGTTTTCAGGGCTTTTGGGGGCTTTGGAGGTTCTCTGAGTTCCAGGCGGTTTGGTATCCCGGGTGGTATCCCACGCTACCTGGTGCTATTTTCAGGATACCAAAACGGTGCTGGAGGTAGTCCCATGCCTACTAACGCAACCCGCCTCTCCGATCGCCAGCTCAAGGCAGTCAAGGCAACTGGTAAAGACTTCGTCCTTAGCGACGGCGATGGCTTGCAGCTTCGAGTGCGCGCCAGCGGCTCGATGATGTGGAATTTCAATTATCGCGAGCCGTTGACCAGAAGCCGTATCAACATGGCCCTCGGTCCGTACCCCGACCTCTCGCTGGCCAATGCCCGAAAGAAAGCCGTCGAGGCGCGTGAGCTGCTCGCCCTGGGTATTGATCCCAAAGCCCAACGTGATGAGGTACGGCATGCCAAGCTCGCTGAAACTGAGCACACCTTCGAGAAGGTGGCCACGGCCTGGTTCGAGTTGAAGAAAGACTCGGTTACCAAGGCCTACGGCGAAGACATCTGGCGATCACTGACGCTTCATGTTCTCCCAAGCATGAAAACAACACCGCTCTCGCAGATCACTGCTCCAATGGTCATCAAGATCCTTCGCCCAATCGAGGCCAAAGGGAGCCTCGAAACCGTGAAACGATTGAGCCAACGACTCAACGAGATCATGACTTACGGGGTCAACTCCGGGCTGATATTTGCGAACCCTCTCAATGGCATTCGGGCGGTGTTCAAGAAACCCAAGAAAGAGAACATGGCTGCGCTACCACCTGAGGAACTTCCCGAGCTCATGATGGAAATCGCGAACGCCAGCATCAAGCGCACGACCCGCTGCCTGATCGAATGGCAACTGCACACGATGACCCGCCCTGCCGAAGCAGCTACCACACGATGGGCAGATATCGACTTCAACAAGCGCATTTGGACCATTCCGCCAGAGCGCATGAAAAAGCGTCGGCCGCACACAATCCCTCTTACCGATCAGGCACTTGCGTTACTGGAGACGCTCAAGCAACTCAGCGGTAACAGAGAGTACGTGTTCCCCTCAGATAGAAATCCCCGCACCCATGCCAATAGCCAGACCGCCAACATGGCGTTGAAGCGCATGGGCTTTCAGGACCGTCTAGTCAGCCACGGCTTGCGCTCGATGGCGAGCACCATTCTGAATGAGCATGGCTGGGATCCGGAACTGATTGAGGTCGCACTGGCGCATGTCGACAAGGACGAAGTTCGTAGCGCCTACAACCGGACGGATTACATCGAACGCCGGCGTCCGATGATGGCTTGGTGGAGTGAACATATCCAGAAGGCGGCCATCGGCAGCCTGTCGGCATCGGCCATCAATCAAACCAGGGACCGCAACGTCGTACCGA
This window encodes:
- a CDS encoding FAD-binding and (Fe-S)-binding domain-containing protein, producing the protein MTLPASFLHDVQQLIPQKRRFDDPLSTLAFGTDASFYRLIPKLVVRVESEDEVIALLKLAQRDQVPVTFRAAGTSLSGQAISDSVLIVLGDNWNGREIRAQGTQIRLQPGVIGAQANAWLAPFGRKIGPDPASINACKIGGIVANNASGMCCGTAQNTYHTLAGIRLVLADGTRLDTEDDNSVAAFRTSHGELLERLATLGRETRANTELAARIRHKYRLKNTTGLSLNALVDFDEPVDILSHLLVGSEGTLGFISAVTYNTVIDHPNKASALIVFPDVETCCNAVTVLKSQPVSAVELLDRRSLRSVQDKPGMPDFVQHLSINACALLIESRAASSSLLQEQLVRIMASLAGFPVEKQVDFTEDPRENARLWAIRKDTFPAVGAVRKTGTTVIIEDVTFPVEQLAIGVNRLIELFDKHHYDEAILFGHALEGNLHFVFTQGFNNPEEVARYQAFMDDVAQLVAVEFGGSLKAEHGTGRNMAPFVELEWGSDAYQLMWQLKRLLDPNGILNPDVVLSEDPQIHLKHLKPLPAADEIVDKCIECGFCEPVCPSKDLTLSPRQRIVIWRDIQAKKRAGTDTTELEQAYQYQGIDTCAATGLCAQRCPVGINTGELVKKLRSRDATKTKTANWIEGNFATTLQGARFALHVANGARMLLGAPRLAKLSASLTRLSKGQVPQWTNAMPQPEKAIRFSPTVSDERPRVVYLAACVSRVMGPAAEDKEQMSLYEKTQRLLEKAGYQVVFPDNVDSLCCGQPFASKGYAEQAEHKRQELIGALLHASRGGLDPIYCDTSPCTLRLVQDLGEVRLDLYDPVRFIRTHLMDRLDFTPQEAPIAVHVTCSTQHLGESQALIDLARKCSKNVVIPEGIHCCGFAGDKGFSTPELNAHSLRSLKDAVQHCSEGISTSRTCEIGLTQHGAIDYHGLVYLIDRVTQARAT
- a CDS encoding integrase domain-containing protein, translated to MPTNATRLSDRQLKAVKATGKDFVLSDGDGLQLRVRASGSMMWNFNYREPLTRSRINMALGPYPDLSLANARKKAVEARELLALGIDPKAQRDEVRHAKLAETEHTFEKVATAWFELKKDSVTKAYGEDIWRSLTLHVLPSMKTTPLSQITAPMVIKILRPIEAKGSLETVKRLSQRLNEIMTYGVNSGLIFANPLNGIRAVFKKPKKENMAALPPEELPELMMEIANASIKRTTRCLIEWQLHTMTRPAEAATTRWADIDFNKRIWTIPPERMKKRRPHTIPLTDQALALLETLKQLSGNREYVFPSDRNPRTHANSQTANMALKRMGFQDRLVSHGLRSMASTILNEHGWDPELIEVALAHVDKDEVRSAYNRTDYIERRRPMMAWWSEHIQKAAIGSLSASAINQTRDRNVVPIR